A genomic region of Alnus glutinosa chromosome 11, dhAlnGlut1.1, whole genome shotgun sequence contains the following coding sequences:
- the LOC133880980 gene encoding F-box protein SKIP22-like yields the protein MATMKLRIRSLESKQTLKIEIPTPSTLQQLKQTLSQSISSSSSSSIHLSLNRKDELHASSPEASLQSLGITSGDLIFFTLNPTGFSSSSQILTPNSNSNSVQQPPQTLAPNFPNLENPSEIPRESKTLEQIHSHQYTPIGDLSVQGPEIADSDMSDSKSFQEQDESVVVLNSENEGTLEFSGAETMGVDDGSVSMGKKFSERCFLRRVLSKELGDYGGDLALLVIAVHAVFLESGFVGFDSVSGMRVDRFHLADEWPSKAFTVSLWYTLPELLGHGYSNFGNVVENVVLKFQSLGHFVVIHGSLAKGGSGLYRVRLNKNRFVPAISLANSDSVDSISEENGYPESEIFEFWKIVKDGLVLPLLIDLCEKTGLCPPPCFMRLPADLKLKILESLQGVDLARVGCVCSELNYLSSNNGLWKRKFDEEFGRAAGAEGFVQWKARFALSWESRKKRMIKLGRQIVFRPRPVFFHENPFGAPMVGGDHDRMPGLGVASPFGTSRGVQRLRPPRLYLTPYCRLGGSNV from the coding sequence ATGGCAACCATGAAACTGAGAATAAGATCCCTCGAATCCAAACAGACCCTGAAAATCGAAATACCCACTCCCTCTACTCTCCAACAACTCAAGCAAACCCTATCTCAATCAATCtcgtcttcctcttcctcttctatCCATCTCTCCCTCAATCGCAAGGACGAGCTCCACGCGTCCTCACCCGAAGCGTCCCTCCAGTCCCTCGGTATCACCTCCGGTGACCTTATCTTCTTCACCCTCAACCCCACTGGCTTCTCCTCCTCTTCGCAAATCCTAACGCCCAATTCCAATTCCAATTCCGTACAACAACCTCCTCAAACCTTGGCTCCAAATTTCCCAAATCTAGAAAACCCATCTGAAATTCCTCGAGAATCTAAAACCCTAGAACAAATTCATTCACATCAATACACCCCAATTGGAGATTTGTCCGTACAAGGGCCTGAGATTGCAGACTCCGATATGAGCGATTCGAAGAGTTTTCAGGAACAGGACGAGTCTGTAGTTGTTTTGAATTCGGAAAACGAAGGAACCCTAGAATTTTCCGGTGCTGAAACGATGGGGGTGGATGATGGGTCGGTTTCAATGGGGAAGAAGTTTTCGGAGCGTTGTTTTCTGAGGAGGGTGCTGAGCAAGGAGCTAGGCGACTATGGTGGTGACCTCGCGCTGTTGGTGATTGCGGTTCACGCGGTTTTTTTGGAGTCCGGTTTCGTCGGATTCGATTCGGTCTCGGGCATGCGGGTCGACCGGTTCCACCTTGCGGATGAGTGGCCTTCGAAGGCTTTCACGGTGTCGCTCTGGTATACTCTGCCTGAGCTTCTAGGACATGGCTATAGTAATTTTGGTAATGTGGTTGAAAATGTTGTTTTGAAGTTTCAGAGTTTAGGGCACTTCGTCGTGATCCATGGGTCTTTGGCTAAGGGCGGGTCGGGGTTGTATCGAGTGCGTTTGAATAAGAATCGGTTTGTGCCGGCGATCAGTTTAGCTAATAGTGACTCGGTTGATAGCATTAGCGAAGAAAATGGGTACCCGGAAAGTGAGATTTTTGAGTTTTGGAAGATCGTGAAGGATGGGCTCGTATTGccacttttgattgatctttgTGAAAAGACTGGTCTCTGCCCTCCACCGTGCTTTATGCGCCTTCCCGCGGATCTTAAACTTAAGATTTTGGAATCTCTTCAGGGTGTCGATCTCGCGAGGGTGGGATGTGTGTGTTCCGAATTGAATTATTTGTCTTCAAATAATGGGTTGTGGAAACGGAAATTTGATGAGGAATTTGGACGAGCGGCGGGAGCGGAGGGATTTGTTCAATGGAAGGCTAGGTTTGCTTTGTCTTGGGAGAGCAGGAAGAAGAGGATGATTAAACTTGGCCGGCAGATAGTGTTTCGTCCGAGGCCTGTTTTCTTCCATGAGAATCCATTTGGCGCTCCTATGGTGGGCGGAGATCATGACCGAATGCCGGGTCTTGGCGTAGCTTCTCCATTCGGAACATCTAGAGGGGTTCAGCGGCTTCGACCACCACGGCTGTACTTAACGCCCTATTGCCGTCTAGGAGGATCCAATGTCTAG
- the LOC133882144 gene encoding F-box protein SKIP22-like, with protein MATMKLRIRSLESKQTLKIEIPTPSTLQQLKQTLSQSLSSSASSSSPSIHLSLNRKDELHASSPEASLQSLGITSGDLIFFTLNPTGFSSSSQILALNSDSSSNSVQRPHQTLAPNFPNLENPSEIPTEFQTIEQIPSNQDTPVRDLSVQGPEIADSDMSDSKSFQEHDGSVVLNSENEGTLEFSCAETMGVDDVSVSTGKKFSERCFLRRVLSKELGDYGGDHALFVIAVHAVFMESGFVGFDSVSGMRVDRFHLADEWPSNVLSVSLWYTLPELLGHGYCNFGNVVESVCLKFQSLGHLVTIYGSLAKGGSGLHRVCLNENRFVPAISLANSDSVDSINEENGYPESEIFEFWKMVKDGLVLPLLIDLCEKTGLGLPPCFMRLPAELKLKILESLHGVDLAKVGCVCSELRYLSSRDELWKQKFDEEFGRAAGAQGIGQWKARFASFWESSKKRKTEAGRYRGFLQRHFLIQENPFGAPMVGGDHDQMPGLAVASPFGRSRGIQWLRLGGSNV; from the coding sequence ATGGCAACCATGAAACTGAGAATAAGATCCCTCGAATCCAAACAGACCCTGAAAATCGAAATCCCCACTCCCTCTACTCTCCAACAACTCAAGCAAACCCTATCTCAATCACTCtcgtcttccgcttcttcttcctctccttcTATCCATCTCTCCCTCAATCGCAAGGACGAGCTCCACGCGTCCTCACCCGAAGCGTCCCTCCAGTCCCTCGGTATCACCTCCGGTGACCTTATCTTCTTCACCCTCAACCCCACTGGCTTTTCCTCCTCTTCTCAAATCCTAGCGCTCAATTCCGATTCCAGTTCCAATTCCGTACAACGACCACATCAAACCTTGGCTCCAAATTTCCCAAATCTAGAAAACCCATCTGAAATTCCTACAGAATTTCAAACCATAGAACAAATTCCATCAAATCAAGACACCCCAGTTCGAGATTTGTCCGTACAAGGGCCTGAGATTGCAGACTCCGATATGAGCGATTCGAAGAGTTTTCAGGAACACGATGGGTCTGTGGTTTTGAATTCGGAGAACGAAGGAACCCTGGAATTTTCCTGTGCTGAAACGATGGGGGTGGATGATGTGTCGGTTTCAACGGGGAAGAAGTTTTCTGAGCGTTGTTTTCTGAGGAGGGTGCTGAGCAAGGAGCTGGGCGACTATGGTGGTGACCACGCGCTGTTTGTGATCGCCGTTCATGCGGTTTTTATGGAGTCCGGTTTCGTTGGATTCGATTCCGTCTCGGGCATGCGGGTCGACCGGTTTCACCTTGCGGACGAGTGGCCTTCGAACGTGTTATCGGTGTCGCTCTGGTATACTCTGCCTGAGCTTCTAGGACATGGCTATTGTAATTTTGGTAATGTGGTTGAAAGTGTTTGTTTGAAGTTTCAGAGTTTAGGGCACTTGGTCACTATCTATGGGTCTTTGGCTAAGGGCGGGTCGGGGTTGCATCGGGTGTGTTTGAATGAGAATAGGTTTGTGCCGGCGATCAGTTTAGCTAATAGTGACTCGGTTGATAGCATTAACGAAGAAAATGGGTACCCAGAAAGTGAGATTTTTGAGTTTTGGAAGATGGTGAAGGATGGGCTCGTATTGccacttttgattgatctttgTGAAAAGACTGGTCTCGGCCTTCCACCGTGCTTTATGCGCCTCCCCGCGGAGCTTAAACTTAAGATTTTGGAATCTCTTCACGGTGTCGATCTCGCAAAGGTGGGATGCGTGTGTTCCGAATTGAGGTATTTGTCTTCACGTGATGAGTTGTGGAAACAGAAATTTGATGAGGAGTTTGGACGAGCGGCGGGAGCGCAGGGAATTGGTCAATGGAAAGCTAGGTTTGCTTCGTTTTGGGAGAGCAGCAAGAAGAGGAAGACGGAAGCTGGCCGGTATAGAGGCTTTCTTCAGAGGCATTTTCTCATCCAGGAGAATCCATTTGGCGCTCCTATGGTGGGCGGAGATCATGACCAAATGCCGGGTCTTGCCGTAGCTTCTCCTTTCGGAAGATCCAGAGGGATTCAGTGGCTTCGACTAGGAGGATCCAATGTCTAG